A genomic stretch from Mycobacterium cookii includes:
- the crcB gene encoding fluoride efflux transporter CrcB — MIVWAGVLVAGGLGAVLRFLVDGAIARRAAKSFPYGTFAVNISGAALLGLLGSLALSRHTALVADTAFVGSYTTFSTWMLETQRLSEERQTRRAAANIVASVVLGIAAALFGQWIAGRL; from the coding sequence ATGATCGTCTGGGCAGGCGTGCTGGTCGCCGGCGGTCTTGGTGCAGTGCTGCGTTTTCTGGTTGACGGCGCGATCGCCCGCCGCGCAGCGAAGTCGTTTCCCTACGGCACGTTCGCAGTCAACATCAGCGGCGCCGCGCTGCTCGGACTGCTGGGCAGCCTGGCGTTGAGTCGGCACACCGCACTGGTCGCCGACACCGCGTTCGTCGGCTCGTACACCACGTTCTCCACCTGGATGCTGGAGACCCAGCGGCTCAGCGAGGAGCGGCAGACCCGCCGGGCCGCCGCCAACATCGTTGCCAGCGTCGTGTTGGGCATCGCGGCGGCGCTGTTCGGGCAGTGGATCGCGGGCCGACTATGA
- a CDS encoding DUF190 domain-containing protein produces MNQPCLKLTTYFGERQRAVADARRPGFLADAMLNLFDTRDIATSVMMRGVASFGPRHVLRTDESLSLSEDPPVAIAAVDVESKISALVDDVVAMTGSGLVTLERARLVGGGDVIDNGNSDGVKLTVYVGRQERIGGLPAYRAVCDLLHRLGFSGGAAFLGVDGTAHGVRYRAQFFSRNVNVPMMIVAIGTAAQVSAAVAELSGATANPLLTVERVRVCKRGGELLARPHRLPDVDEQRRPLWQKLMVHTSEATGYHGVPIHRALVSRLLDSGMARGATALRGVWGFHGDHEPHGDKLFQLARRMPVVTIIVDTPEWIARSFDIVDELTGEHGLVTSEMVPAVVTISDQDRDGDGSLAHHDY; encoded by the coding sequence ATGAATCAGCCCTGCCTGAAGCTGACCACCTACTTCGGCGAACGCCAGCGCGCTGTCGCCGACGCCCGGCGGCCCGGCTTCCTGGCCGACGCGATGCTCAATCTGTTCGACACCCGCGATATCGCGACCAGTGTGATGATGCGCGGCGTCGCGAGTTTCGGGCCACGACACGTGCTGCGCACCGATGAGTCGCTGAGCCTGTCCGAGGATCCGCCGGTGGCGATCGCCGCGGTCGACGTCGAGTCGAAGATCAGCGCCCTGGTCGATGACGTCGTGGCGATGACCGGCAGCGGTCTGGTGACGTTGGAGCGCGCACGCCTGGTCGGCGGCGGCGACGTCATCGACAACGGCAACAGCGACGGGGTCAAGCTGACGGTCTACGTGGGACGCCAGGAGCGGATCGGCGGGCTGCCCGCGTACCGCGCGGTGTGCGATCTGCTGCACCGGCTCGGATTCTCCGGTGGCGCAGCGTTTTTGGGTGTCGACGGGACAGCACACGGTGTGCGGTACCGGGCGCAGTTCTTCAGCCGGAACGTGAATGTCCCGATGATGATCGTCGCCATCGGGACGGCCGCACAGGTTTCGGCGGCTGTTGCAGAACTCAGCGGCGCCACGGCGAACCCGCTGCTCACGGTGGAACGGGTTCGGGTGTGCAAGCGGGGCGGCGAGTTGCTCGCCCGCCCGCATCGGTTGCCGGATGTCGACGAGCAGCGACGGCCGCTGTGGCAGAAGCTGATGGTGCACACCAGCGAGGCGACCGGTTACCACGGCGTCCCGATTCACCGCGCGCTGGTGAGCCGCTTACTCGATTCCGGGATGGCCCGCGGCGCGACGGCGCTGCGCGGCGTCTGGGGATTCCACGGTGACCATGAACCCCACGGCGACAAGCTTTTTCAGCTCGCCCGCCGCATGCCGGTGGTGACGATCATCGTCGACACACCGGAGTGGATCGCCCGCAGCTTCGACATCGTCGACGAACTGACCGGCGAGCATGGTCTGGTCACCAGCGAGATGGTGCCCGCGGTGGTGACGATCTCCGATCAAGACCGCGACGGCGACGGCTCACTGGCGCACCACGACTACTGA
- a CDS encoding VOC family protein yields MTFALRPEDYYHTGIVVPDLDAAMERLTAMAGYQWITPLTYTLPFRTMNGTRELTSTFVYSLQSPYVELIQQVPESPWTAAAGNSVHHLGYFTDDLAESARLLEANGFAFEATADVSPPNLSLFAYYIDAFGTRIEIVDRALFPDFPAFLKSATADA; encoded by the coding sequence ATGACATTCGCGCTGCGGCCGGAGGACTACTACCACACCGGCATCGTCGTACCAGACCTCGACGCGGCTATGGAGCGTCTCACCGCGATGGCCGGCTATCAGTGGATCACGCCGCTGACCTACACCTTGCCGTTCCGCACCATGAACGGAACTCGCGAACTCACCTCGACATTCGTCTACTCACTGCAGAGCCCGTATGTGGAACTCATTCAGCAAGTTCCGGAAAGTCCGTGGACCGCGGCAGCGGGGAACTCCGTGCATCACCTCGGCTATTTCACCGACGACCTCGCCGAGAGTGCGCGACTGCTGGAGGCCAACGGGTTCGCCTTCGAAGCGACCGCCGATGTGTCGCCGCCGAACCTGTCGTTGTTCGCCTACTACATCGACGCATTCGGCACTCGTATCGAAATCGTCGACCGCGCACTGTTCCCGGATTTTCCGGCGTTCCTGAAGTCCGCGACGGCGGACGCCTGA
- a CDS encoding MBL fold metallo-hydrolase, translated as MTSEPVYRSRPGADALRPASAERAEQIAPGLWCSPGLSNSYLLTTDEGRVIVNTGMGFEGPVHRANFDAVDSSPVRYIIFTQGHVDHVGGLDSVRDPDTTVVAQANWTLWRDDNERLIPYRAQRSAFAFKDTLATGIQAIQRRLGTKRLPGQSVPSVDLDFDDTLTLEIGGRRLELIAVPGGETNDSLVIWLSDERICLCGNTFGPIFGHIPNLVTMRGDRYRDALTAIASVERVRELQPELLVTGHFAPISGRQRIDAELTRLRDAIQYIHDQTVAGMNAGKDVRTLMGEITLPPEYEVGQGYGKVAWDVRAVWENYSGWFHHRSTTELYPVGFDAVSADVVALAGADAIVRRAGEHLDAGRPLHAIHLAELVDDPAARDLLRRAHEKLLGDTTNFWERAWLTEQISRYS; from the coding sequence GTGACGTCCGAACCCGTCTACCGCAGCAGGCCGGGCGCCGATGCGCTGCGCCCGGCGTCCGCCGAGAGGGCCGAGCAGATCGCCCCGGGCCTGTGGTGCTCGCCGGGCCTGTCGAACTCTTACCTGCTGACCACAGACGAGGGCCGGGTGATCGTCAACACCGGCATGGGTTTCGAGGGCCCGGTGCACCGCGCCAACTTCGATGCGGTGGACTCCTCGCCGGTGCGCTACATCATCTTCACCCAGGGCCACGTCGATCATGTCGGCGGTCTGGACAGCGTGCGCGACCCGGACACAACGGTTGTCGCCCAAGCCAACTGGACGTTGTGGCGAGACGACAACGAGCGGCTCATCCCATACCGCGCCCAGCGCAGCGCATTCGCGTTCAAAGACACCTTGGCGACCGGCATCCAGGCCATCCAGCGTCGGCTGGGCACCAAGCGGCTGCCCGGTCAGAGCGTCCCGTCGGTCGACCTCGACTTCGACGACACCTTGACGCTCGAGATCGGCGGTCGCCGGCTGGAGCTGATCGCGGTGCCGGGCGGGGAAACCAACGACTCGCTGGTGATCTGGCTGTCCGACGAGCGGATCTGCCTGTGCGGGAACACCTTCGGGCCGATCTTCGGGCACATTCCCAACCTGGTCACAATGCGCGGCGACCGCTACCGGGACGCGCTGACCGCGATCGCCTCGGTCGAACGTGTTCGTGAGCTGCAACCCGAACTTCTGGTGACCGGTCACTTCGCGCCGATCTCCGGCCGGCAGCGCATCGATGCCGAACTGACCCGCCTGCGCGACGCCATCCAGTACATCCACGACCAGACCGTCGCGGGCATGAACGCCGGCAAAGACGTCCGGACGCTGATGGGCGAGATCACCTTGCCGCCGGAATACGAAGTGGGCCAAGGCTACGGGAAAGTGGCGTGGGATGTGCGGGCCGTCTGGGAGAACTACTCGGGCTGGTTTCATCACCGATCCACTACCGAGCTGTACCCGGTCGGTTTCGACGCCGTCAGTGCCGATGTGGTTGCACTCGCGGGCGCCGATGCGATCGTGCGGCGGGCGGGCGAACACCTCGATGCCGGACGGCCGCTGCACGCTATCCATCTGGCGGAGCTCGTCGATGATCCCGCAGCGCGTGACCTGCTGAGGCGTGCCCACGAAAAACTGTTGGGCGACACCACGAACTTCTGGGAACGTGCCTGGCTGACCGAACAGATATCGAGGTATTCATGA
- a CDS encoding LLM class flavin-dependent oxidoreductase, translating into MLLPVLRFNFASPHGEPRKQSELIRAAFELAQWGESRGITTVSVDEHHATGQGWSSNPILAAAMFLARTSTLIASVDCALGPLWNPVRLAEDIALVDNMSRGRLHTTVGLGYRTVEYDSLGAEFTERGALMDGLIERMLSVWSGAEAEHGVCTGTWTRPHPPLYVGGGSLATARRAARFRLPLSLADHLPDVAARYRELCAEADITPLVIMPGPVNRGMIYLHDDPDRAWAELGEHILWEAVTYGGWSTDQRSLMHLPGVQTLDEVRASGRYRFVTPDQLIAEVRGAPDYGPIVLHPLVGGMPVDEAWRSVELFVDRVIPALG; encoded by the coding sequence ATGCTGCTGCCGGTACTGCGGTTCAACTTCGCCTCGCCGCATGGCGAGCCGCGCAAGCAGAGCGAATTGATCCGCGCAGCATTCGAATTGGCGCAGTGGGGAGAGTCGCGGGGCATCACCACGGTCAGCGTCGACGAACACCACGCGACCGGGCAGGGTTGGAGTTCCAATCCGATTCTGGCGGCGGCGATGTTCTTGGCACGCACCTCGACGCTGATCGCCAGCGTCGATTGCGCGCTGGGGCCGCTGTGGAATCCGGTCCGGCTGGCCGAAGACATCGCGCTCGTCGACAACATGAGCCGGGGACGGCTGCACACCACAGTCGGATTGGGTTATCGCACTGTCGAATACGACTCGCTGGGCGCCGAGTTCACTGAGCGCGGCGCACTGATGGACGGCCTGATCGAACGCATGCTGTCGGTGTGGTCCGGTGCCGAGGCCGAGCACGGCGTCTGCACCGGAACCTGGACGCGGCCGCACCCGCCGTTGTACGTCGGGGGAGGGTCGCTGGCGACGGCGCGGCGGGCGGCGCGCTTCCGGCTTCCGCTGAGCCTGGCCGATCACCTGCCCGACGTCGCCGCGCGCTACCGCGAGTTGTGCGCCGAGGCCGACATCACGCCGCTGGTCATCATGCCCGGCCCGGTCAATCGCGGGATGATCTATTTACATGACGATCCCGACCGGGCGTGGGCCGAGCTTGGTGAGCACATTCTCTGGGAGGCAGTCACCTATGGTGGGTGGTCGACCGATCAACGCTCACTGATGCACTTGCCCGGGGTTCAGACCCTCGACGAAGTCCGGGCATCCGGGCGGTACCGGTTTGTGACGCCCGACCAGTTGATCGCCGAGGTTCGCGGCGCCCCCGATTACGGGCCGATCGTGCTGCACCCGCTGGTCGGCGGCATGCCCGTCGACGAGGCGTGGAGGTCGGTCGAGTTGTTCGTCGACAGGGTCATTCCCGCGCTCGGCTGA
- a CDS encoding SDR family NAD(P)-dependent oxidoreductase — translation MTARVSFDFTDTTVLITGGTSGIGHATATLFRDAGARVTITGTKPAVGDYDTDLSGMDYRQLRITEHDSVEALAHSITQLDVLVNNAGANFPGGLDESKPDGFEASVALNLTGPYRLTVGLYRALRASTAAGGASVVNLASMSALRSVAMVPGYGAAKAGIINITRNLAVKWAGKGIRVNAVAPGAIDTPMTAPMQGVPDIVDAELAHIPLGRFGTVAEIAPTVAFLCTEQSSYISGAVVVVDGASDCV, via the coding sequence ATGACGGCGCGCGTCAGCTTCGACTTCACCGACACCACGGTGCTGATCACCGGCGGCACCAGCGGCATCGGGCATGCGACCGCGACGCTGTTTCGCGACGCCGGGGCCCGGGTCACCATCACCGGCACGAAGCCGGCCGTCGGCGACTACGACACCGACCTGTCCGGCATGGACTATCGCCAGCTGCGGATCACCGAACATGACTCGGTGGAGGCGCTGGCGCACAGCATCACCCAGCTTGACGTCCTGGTCAACAACGCGGGCGCGAATTTCCCTGGCGGACTGGACGAGTCGAAGCCGGACGGATTCGAGGCGTCGGTGGCGCTCAACCTGACCGGCCCCTACCGGCTGACCGTCGGGCTGTACCGCGCGCTGCGGGCGTCGACCGCGGCCGGCGGGGCCAGCGTGGTCAACTTGGCGTCGATGTCGGCGCTGCGATCCGTCGCGATGGTGCCTGGTTACGGCGCCGCGAAGGCCGGGATCATAAACATCACCCGCAACCTCGCCGTCAAATGGGCCGGCAAGGGGATCCGGGTGAACGCCGTGGCGCCCGGCGCGATCGACACCCCGATGACCGCGCCGATGCAAGGCGTGCCAGACATCGTCGACGCCGAATTGGCCCACATCCCGCTGGGGAGGTTCGGAACCGTCGCCGAGATCGCGCCGACCGTGGCGTTCCTGTGCACCGAGCAGTCCAGCTACATCAGCGGCGCGGTCGTCGTCGTCGACGGCGCCTCGGATTGCGTCTGA
- a CDS encoding sulfotransferase family protein encodes MGHGGAINTVDINFDDLTSPRLTDIQRQILEYTEARHVDFGVDGMLAEAIEQAGVDDLDDTDGFRDRLAAHVAAIDGDHGLTQLTRSSLRQRVVRLLRNRLSLTELLKRYPEIASIEIATPFIVVGMPRSGTTHLVNLIAADPRRRALPYWESQEPIPAPGEGPEIFGVDPRYARAKAEHDALMASAPVVAAMHDRFPEAIEEEVELLDLDLAGYVLEWHARVPDWRDYYLSLDQRRHYAYLKKVLQALTFLRGPRTWILKSPQHCEQLGPLIETFPDATVAFTHRDPVAVIQSAITMMAYSDRLRRNSIDPGWLLDYWSDRVHRLLSACVRDRDLVSGERSIDISFHHLNGNEMPLLEQLYQRGGVELTAKVRRRFQEYLDRNPRGKHGAIRYDLQRHFGISADELRTRFGFYFDRFDVRAE; translated from the coding sequence GTGGGCCACGGCGGCGCGATCAACACAGTTGACATCAACTTTGATGATCTGACGTCGCCCCGGCTCACCGACATCCAGCGGCAGATCCTGGAGTACACCGAGGCCAGGCACGTCGATTTCGGCGTCGACGGGATGCTGGCCGAGGCGATTGAGCAGGCCGGTGTCGACGACCTCGACGACACCGACGGCTTCCGCGATCGGTTGGCCGCCCACGTCGCGGCGATCGACGGCGACCACGGCCTGACCCAGCTCACCCGCTCGTCGTTGCGGCAACGCGTCGTTCGACTGCTGCGCAACCGGCTGTCGCTGACCGAACTCCTCAAGCGCTATCCCGAAATCGCGTCGATCGAGATCGCGACGCCGTTCATCGTGGTCGGGATGCCGCGGTCGGGGACCACGCACCTGGTGAACCTGATCGCCGCCGACCCGCGACGGCGGGCGCTGCCGTACTGGGAGAGCCAGGAGCCCATCCCGGCGCCGGGTGAGGGACCCGAGATCTTCGGGGTTGATCCCCGCTATGCGCGAGCGAAAGCCGAGCACGACGCATTGATGGCCAGCGCCCCCGTGGTTGCCGCCATGCACGATCGGTTCCCCGAGGCGATCGAAGAGGAGGTCGAACTGCTCGACCTCGATCTCGCCGGATACGTTCTGGAATGGCATGCGCGCGTGCCGGATTGGCGCGACTACTACTTGAGCCTCGACCAGCGCCGGCACTACGCGTACCTGAAGAAGGTTTTGCAGGCGTTGACATTTCTGCGTGGTCCGCGAACCTGGATCCTGAAAAGCCCGCAGCACTGCGAGCAACTCGGTCCGCTGATCGAGACATTCCCCGACGCGACAGTGGCGTTCACGCATCGCGATCCCGTCGCGGTGATCCAGTCGGCGATCACGATGATGGCCTACTCAGATCGACTGCGTCGCAACAGCATCGACCCGGGCTGGCTGCTGGACTACTGGAGCGACCGGGTACATCGACTGCTCAGCGCCTGCGTGCGCGACCGCGACCTGGTATCGGGCGAACGCAGCATCGACATCAGCTTTCACCATCTCAACGGCAACGAGATGCCGTTGCTGGAACAGCTCTATCAACGCGGCGGCGTCGAGTTGACGGCGAAGGTGCGCCGCCGCTTTCAGGAGTACCTGGACCGCAATCCGCGCGGCAAGCACGGTGCGATCCGCTACGACCTGCAACGCCACTTCGGCATCTCGGCCGACGAATTGCGCACGCGCTTCGGCTTTTACTTCGACCGGTTCGACGTCCGCGCCGAATGA